A single Bufo bufo chromosome 6, aBufBuf1.1, whole genome shotgun sequence DNA region contains:
- the LOC121005710 gene encoding olfactory receptor 11L1-like encodes MSTMNQTRVTEFILLGFGNLYVFNIVFFILFLVIFLFTVVGNLMLIVLVSVNTKLQCPMYYFLCHLSFSDLVISSNIVPNMLVAILFGGKKMSYVGCITQLYLYSGTTITECFLLSVMSYDRYLAVCNPLRYCTVMDFRHNTCLSLWPWLLGLTLNLSGVFPISNFDFCYDNIIDHVYCDLSPLQKLSCSDTSLVELEVFLFSIPIFILPCGYIIVTYVYIFLTIVRIPSTTGKQKTFSTCSSHLIVVVTFYGTLIAKYMIPSVGHSSLINKIVSLLHALFTPLINPIIYSLRNQDIKMAFIKMFAQ; translated from the coding sequence ATGTCTACAATGAACCAAACAAGAGTGACAGAATTCATTCTGTTGGGTTTCGGAAACCTTTATGTATTCAATATTGTATTCTTCATACTTTTCTTGGTCATCTTTCTTTTTACAGTTGTAGGAAACCTTATGCTTATTGTGCTTGTTTCAGTCAACACCAAGCTTCAGTGCCCCATGTATTACTTCCTTTGTCATCTTTCCTTTTCTGACCTTGTGATTTCCTCAAACATTGTTCCTAACATGCTCGTAGCCATTTTGTTTGGAGGGAAGAAGATGAGTTATGTTGGCTGTATCACACAATTATACTTATACAGTGGTACAACTATTACTGAATGTTTTCTTCTTTCTGTAATGTCCTATGATCGATACTTGGCCGTCTGCAACCCCCTAAGATACTGTACTGTCATGGACTTTAGGCACAACACCTGTCTGTCACTATGGCCATGGTTGTTGGGTCTTACTCTTAATCTTTCAGGAGTCTTTCCTATATCAAACTTTGATTTTTGTTATGACAATATCATTGACCATGTCTACTGTGACCTTTCTCCTCTTCAGAAGCTTTCTTGCTCAGACACTTCTCTAGTAGAACTGGAAGTCTTTCTGTTTTCTATTCCAATATTTATCCTTCCTTGTGGTTATATCATTGTGACCTATGTGTATATCTTCCTCACCATAGTTAGGATACCATCTACAACTGGCAAACAAAAAACCTTCTCTACCTGCAGTTCTCATCTTATTGTTGTAGTCACATTTTATGGGACATTAATAGCAAAATACATGATCCCATCTGTAGGACATTCCTCACTCATTAATAAAATTGTTTCCCTATTACATGCTTTATTTACCCCCTTGATTAATCCCATAATATATAGCCTCCGAAACCAAGACATAAAGATGGCATTTATAAAAATGTTTGCTCAATGA